The Miscanthus floridulus cultivar M001 chromosome 17, ASM1932011v1, whole genome shotgun sequence genome has a window encoding:
- the LOC136515088 gene encoding isocitrate dehydrogenase [NADP]-like yields the protein MMIPCPCSFRHLFSSPTHPPTNPVQYQPPAVSLAAALSRSLTRARSAMAFNQIQVANPVVEMDGDEMTRVFWKSIKDKLIFPFVDLDIKYFDLGLPYRDATDDKVTVEAAEATLKYNVAIKCATITPDEARVKEFGLKAMWKSPNGTIRNILNGTVFREPIICKNIPRLVPGWTKPICIGRHAFGDQYRATDAVIKGPGKLKLVFEGKEEQVELEVFNFTGAGGVALSMYNTDESIHAFAEASMATAYEKKWPLYLSTKNTILKKYDGRFKDIFQEVYEAGWKTKFEAAGIWYEHRLIDDMVAYALKSEGGYVWACKNYDGDVQSDFLAQGFGSLGLMTSVLVCPDGKTIEAEAAHGTVTRHYRVHQKGGETSTNSIASIFAWTRGLAHRAKLDDNARLLDFTQKLEAACIGAVESGKMTKDLALLVHGSANVTRSHYLNTEEFIDAVADELRSRLAANSNL from the exons ATGATGATCCCCTGCCCCTGTTCCTTCCGTCATCTCTTCTCCTCTCCAACACACCCACCAACCAATCCCGTCCAGTACCAGCCGCCGGCTGTctcgctcgccgccgccctcTCCAGGTCCCTGACGCGAGCCAGGTCGGCCATGGCGTTCAACCAGATCCAGGTCGCCAACCCCGTGGTCGAGATGGACG GCGATGAAATGACCAGGGTGTTCTGGAAATCTATCAAGGACAAG CTTATCTTCCCTTTCGTGGACCTGGACATCAAATACTTTGACCTCGGCCTTCCATACCGTGATGCTACCGACGACAAAGTCACAGTCGAGGCTGCGGAGGCCACACTCAA GTACAATGTGGCTATCAAGTGTGCCACCATTACACCAG ACGAAGCAAGGGTAAAGGAGTTTGGCTTGAAGGCTATGTGGAAGAGCCCGAATGGCACAATTAGGAACATTCTGAATG GCACTGTTTTCAGAGAACCAATCATCTGCAAAAACATCCCACGGCTTGTTCCAG GGTGGACAAAGCCCATTTGCATTGGGAGGCATGCATTCGGTGATCAGTACCGGGCAACTGATGCAGTTATCAAGGGACCTGGCAAGCTCAAATTAGTTTTTG AGGGAAAAGAAGAGCAAGTTGAGCTGGAGGTGTTCAACTTCACTGGTGCCGGAGGGGTTGCCCTATCCATGTACAACACTGACGAG TCCATCCATGCCTTTGCTGAGGCTTCTATGGCCACTGCTTATGAAAAGAAATGGCCGTTGTATCTTAGCACCAAAAACACTATTTTGAAGAAATATGATGGCAG GTTCAAGGACATTTTCCAGGAGGTGTATGAAGCTGGTTGGAAAACCAAATTTGAAGCTGCTGGCATATG GTATGAGCATCGCCTCATTGATGACATGGTAGCATACGCGCTTAAGAGCGAAGGAGGGTATGTCTGGGCTTGCAAGAATTATGATGGAGATGTGCAGAGCGATTTCTTAGCTCAAG GTTTTGGCTCATTGGGTTTGATGACATCGGTACTG GTGTGCCCTGATGGAAAGACCATCGAAGCTGAAGCTGCCCATGGTACTGTTACCCGTCACTATCGTGTTCatcagaaaggaggtgaaaccaGTACAAACAGTATTGCCTCAATCTTTGCGTGGACAAGAGGACTTGCACACAG GGCAAAGCTTGATGACAATGCTAGACTACTTGACTTCACTCAGAAGCTTGAGGCTGCCTGCATTGGAGCTGTCGAGTCTGGGAAGATGACCAAGGACCTTGCCCTTCTTGTTCACGGATCTGCAAA TGTCACGAGGAGCCATTACCTGAACACCGAGGAGTTCATCGACGCTGTTGCTGATGAGCTCAGATCAAGGCTGGCGGCCAACTCAAACTTATGA